In Candidatus Desulforudis audaxviator MP104C, a genomic segment contains:
- a CDS encoding 4Fe-4S dicluster domain-containing protein, with amino-acid sequence MAAKIIENQVVIFFAFRAEETEQVLNFSRAAADGAQFVKEVERLSGQRLTNCYQCGKCTAGCPLAFSMDLMPHQVIRLIQLGLREEALDNRAVWLCSTCATCSTRCPRNVDLAGLMDALRIMARREGRTGKGAGAALFHHIFLDSVRRHGRAHELGIGLKHNLRTGKLFKDSDLARGLLVRGRLRFRPSRIKGAAEVSRIFAEVKRVEEGK; translated from the coding sequence TTATTTTTTTTGCTTTCAGGGCGGAGGAAACGGAGCAGGTGCTGAATTTCTCCCGGGCGGCGGCGGACGGCGCCCAGTTTGTCAAAGAAGTTGAAAGGCTTAGCGGGCAACGGCTCACGAATTGTTACCAGTGTGGCAAATGTACGGCCGGTTGCCCACTTGCTTTTTCCATGGATCTGATGCCCCACCAAGTGATCCGCCTGATCCAACTGGGACTGCGGGAGGAGGCGCTGGACAACAGGGCGGTCTGGCTCTGTTCGACCTGCGCGACCTGCAGCACCCGGTGTCCGCGGAACGTAGACCTGGCCGGGCTGATGGATGCCCTGCGGATCATGGCCCGCCGCGAAGGGCGGACCGGGAAGGGGGCCGGCGCGGCGCTCTTTCACCACATCTTCCTGGATTCGGTGCGCCGTCACGGCCGGGCCCACGAGTTGGGCATCGGCCTAAAGCATAACTTGAGAACCGGGAAACTATTCAAGGACAGTGACCTAGCCCGCGGCCTGCTGGTCCGGGGGCGGCTCAGATTCCGCCCCTCCCGGATCAAGGGGGCGGCGGAGGTGTCCCGTATCTTCGCCGAGGTTAAACGCGTGGAGGAAGGTAAATGA
- a CDS encoding CoB--CoM heterodisulfide reductase iron-sulfur subunit B family protein, whose protein sequence is MKYSYYAGCSLHATGREFDLSTRAVCGRLGIGLSEIPDWNCCGATSAHSTSHLLAVALAARNLALADEQGTGDVLVPCAACYHRLAVARKELGEDPGLRDQVAQVTGRDYSGRVGVRSLLEVLAGMDPEHLNTQISRPVNGLKAACYYGCLLVRPPAVTGFDDPEDPRSMDDLIRLAGAEPVPWGYKTECCGAAHGVANEPVTLKLVRDILEVARRAGADCLVCACPLCQNNLDARQEHVNRAFGTDFRLPVLYFTQLLGLALGFSARELGLDKHFVKFGLRV, encoded by the coding sequence ATGAAGTACTCCTACTACGCGGGCTGTTCGCTGCACGCCACCGGCCGGGAGTTTGACCTTTCGACCCGGGCGGTGTGCGGCCGGCTGGGGATCGGACTTTCTGAAATCCCGGACTGGAACTGCTGCGGGGCGACCTCGGCTCACAGCACCAGTCATCTGCTGGCCGTGGCACTGGCGGCCCGTAACCTGGCCCTGGCCGACGAACAGGGCACCGGCGATGTGCTCGTGCCCTGCGCCGCCTGTTACCACCGGCTGGCGGTGGCGCGCAAGGAACTGGGGGAAGATCCCGGACTTCGGGACCAGGTGGCGCAGGTCACCGGCCGGGACTACAGCGGGCGGGTCGGCGTGCGTTCCTTGCTGGAGGTGCTGGCGGGTATGGATCCCGAACACCTGAACACGCAAATCTCACGGCCCGTAAACGGGCTGAAAGCGGCCTGCTATTACGGCTGCCTGCTGGTTCGGCCACCGGCCGTCACGGGGTTTGACGACCCCGAAGACCCGCGGTCCATGGACGATCTGATCCGCCTGGCCGGGGCGGAGCCGGTGCCGTGGGGTTACAAGACCGAGTGCTGCGGGGCGGCCCACGGGGTAGCGAACGAACCGGTGACGCTGAAGCTGGTGCGCGACATCCTGGAGGTGGCGCGCCGCGCCGGTGCGGACTGCCTGGTGTGCGCCTGCCCCCTCTGCCAGAACAACCTCGACGCCCGTCAGGAGCACGTGAACCGGGCCTTCGGCACGGACTTCCGCCTGCCGGTGCTGTATTTCACCCAGTTGCTCGGACTGGCCTTGGGATTTTCGGCCCGGGAACTGGGCCTGGACAAGCATTTCGTAAAATTCGGGTTGCGAGTGTAG
- a CDS encoding CoB--CoM heterodisulfide reductase iron-sulfur subunit A family protein, producing the protein MPRTGVFVCWCGSNIGGVVDCPGIAAEAARLPGVVYSADEKYMCSEPGQNKIIQAVREHRLNRVVVASCSPRLHEETFRKVLARAGLNPYLVEMANIREHCTWVHGPEPERAQVKALSLVRRAVAKANCLQPLSGSRIPVTRRCLVIGGGIAGLQVALDVADAGHEVILVEREPTLGGNMAKLDKTFPTLDCSACISTPKMVSAVSHPNIRLYTYAEVEKLTGYIGNFEATIRQKARYVDHAKCSGCGTCWEKCPVRVPSEFNAGMSDRKAIYIPFPQAVPNKPVIDRENCRYFKTGKCRICQKLCPAGAVEYEQEEETAVEKVGAVVAATGFKLFDWARVYGEYGYGRYPDVITGLQFERLVNAAGPTGGKIRRPSDGAVPQTVVFVKCVGSRDEAKGRAYCSRICCMYTAKHALQVLEKVAGARVFVFFMDVRTAGKGYEEFYQRAVREGAVYIRGRVSKIYQDGGRLVVKGADTLLGRPVEVDADLVVLATAVEPAAGAAAVARLLGINADQDGFFQEAHPKLRPVETHTGGVFLAGTCQAPKDIPDTVAQAGGAAAKVAGLLSRDELVTSPMVSTVNETLCSGCLLCVPVCPYRALEAGVITERISGYPARERTVVKVNTGLCQGCGACNAACRSGAIEVRGFTNEQILAELEALCL; encoded by the coding sequence ATGCCCAGAACGGGCGTGTTTGTGTGTTGGTGCGGTTCGAACATCGGCGGGGTCGTGGACTGCCCCGGGATCGCGGCCGAGGCTGCCCGGCTGCCGGGGGTGGTCTACAGCGCGGACGAAAAGTACATGTGCTCGGAGCCGGGCCAGAACAAGATCATCCAGGCCGTCCGGGAGCACCGCCTGAACCGGGTGGTGGTCGCTTCCTGCTCCCCGCGGCTCCACGAGGAGACCTTCCGCAAGGTCCTGGCACGCGCCGGGCTGAATCCGTACCTGGTGGAGATGGCCAACATCCGCGAGCACTGCACCTGGGTGCACGGACCGGAGCCGGAGCGGGCCCAGGTGAAAGCGCTCAGCCTGGTCCGGCGGGCGGTGGCCAAGGCGAACTGCCTCCAGCCGCTGTCCGGATCCAGGATTCCGGTCACCAGGCGCTGCCTGGTCATCGGTGGCGGGATCGCCGGGCTTCAGGTGGCCCTGGATGTGGCCGACGCCGGCCACGAAGTGATCCTGGTGGAAAGGGAACCGACGCTCGGCGGGAACATGGCCAAGCTGGACAAGACGTTTCCCACCCTGGATTGTTCGGCGTGCATCAGCACCCCGAAGATGGTGTCCGCGGTGTCCCATCCAAACATTCGGTTGTACACCTACGCCGAGGTCGAAAAACTGACCGGCTACATCGGCAACTTTGAGGCGACCATTCGGCAAAAGGCCCGCTACGTGGACCACGCAAAGTGCAGCGGGTGCGGCACCTGCTGGGAGAAATGCCCGGTGCGGGTGCCCAGCGAATTTAACGCCGGAATGAGCGACCGGAAAGCGATCTACATTCCTTTCCCCCAGGCCGTGCCCAACAAGCCGGTGATCGACCGGGAGAACTGCCGGTATTTCAAGACCGGCAAGTGCCGGATCTGCCAAAAACTCTGCCCGGCCGGCGCGGTGGAGTACGAGCAGGAAGAGGAAACGGCGGTCGAAAAGGTCGGGGCCGTGGTCGCCGCCACCGGCTTCAAATTGTTCGACTGGGCGCGGGTCTACGGGGAATACGGGTACGGCAGGTATCCGGACGTGATCACCGGCCTGCAGTTCGAGCGGCTGGTGAACGCGGCCGGGCCCACGGGGGGCAAGATCCGGCGCCCGTCGGACGGGGCCGTGCCGCAAACGGTGGTTTTCGTGAAGTGCGTCGGGTCACGGGACGAGGCCAAGGGCCGGGCGTACTGCTCCCGGATCTGCTGCATGTACACCGCCAAGCACGCCCTCCAGGTGCTGGAGAAGGTGGCTGGGGCCCGGGTGTTCGTGTTTTTCATGGACGTTCGCACGGCGGGCAAGGGCTACGAAGAGTTCTACCAGCGGGCCGTCCGGGAGGGCGCCGTGTACATCCGCGGGCGGGTCTCCAAGATCTACCAGGACGGCGGGCGGCTGGTGGTGAAGGGCGCAGACACTCTGCTCGGGCGGCCGGTGGAAGTGGACGCGGATCTCGTGGTGCTGGCCACGGCCGTGGAACCGGCCGCGGGGGCGGCGGCCGTGGCGCGGCTGCTGGGGATCAACGCCGACCAGGACGGCTTCTTCCAGGAAGCGCACCCGAAACTCCGGCCGGTGGAAACCCACACCGGAGGGGTGTTTTTGGCCGGAACCTGCCAGGCGCCCAAGGACATTCCGGACACCGTGGCCCAGGCCGGCGGCGCGGCGGCGAAGGTGGCCGGACTCCTGTCCAGGGATGAGCTGGTCACCAGCCCCATGGTCTCAACGGTGAACGAGACGCTTTGTTCCGGCTGCCTTCTATGCGTGCCGGTCTGCCCGTACCGGGCGCTGGAGGCAGGTGTGATCACCGAGCGGATCAGCGGCTACCCGGCTCGGGAACGAACGGTGGTCAAGGTGAACACCGGCCTGTGCCAGGGCTGCGGGGCCTGCAACGCGGCCTGCCGGTCCGGAGCCATCGAGGTGCGCGGGTTCACCAACGAGCAAATACTGGCGGAGTTGGAGGCCTTATGTCTATAA
- a CDS encoding hydrogenase iron-sulfur subunit — translation MSISPSREWEPKILAIFCNWCSYAGADLAGVSRMTYPPHVRIMRVPCSSRVDPAFVLRAFQRGADGVLISGUHPGDCHYVSGNYHARRRFLLFKRLLEYAGFEPSRFQLHWISGSEGGKVVDTVREMTEQIRALGPNRKMRDDR, via the coding sequence ATGTCTATAAGCCCTTCCCGTGAATGGGAGCCGAAGATCCTGGCGATTTTCTGCAACTGGTGCAGCTATGCCGGAGCCGACCTGGCCGGGGTGAGCCGGATGACTTATCCCCCGCACGTCAGGATCATGCGGGTGCCGTGCTCCAGCCGCGTCGATCCTGCCTTCGTCCTGCGCGCCTTCCAAAGGGGCGCGGACGGGGTCCTGATTTCCGGCTGACACCCGGGTGACTGCCACTATGTTAGTGGCAACTACCACGCCAGACGACGTTTCCTGTTGTTCAAGCGGCTTTTGGAGTACGCCGGCTTCGAGCCGAGCCGTTTTCAGCTGCATTGGATCTCGGGTTCCGAGGGGGGCAAGGTGGTGGACACGGTGCGGGAGATGACCGAACAGATCCGCGCCTTAGGCCCGAACCGGAAGATGAGGGATGACCGGTGA
- a CDS encoding 4Fe-4S dicluster domain-containing protein, with protein MKQSADEVRREAAKLIKEERVKYVIGYAPGTDLARVMPFFASSVRQAARLTWNPFCVPSLVKYLLDHRYADTRLAVFIKGCDSRGLNRILSDRQFPRERLVALGLPCGGMLDRAKVLAVVAPDTELVAVEDWGDGYVLTTGRGAFEFPKRDYLLAKCLECEHNVPLTADRLIGPVVPSPAVPGGDRFAAVKRLESLEPAARSAFWERRFARCLRCYACRNACPACNCKECSFEQAVPGWQQGACWISKRTNPGQNGFFHLMRMMHVAGRCVDCGECGRVCPVSIPLRELYRKVQKDAQELFGWAAAGVSPEETPLLSRYEEADPDEFK; from the coding sequence GTGAAGCAGAGCGCCGACGAAGTGCGGCGGGAAGCCGCCAAACTGATCAAGGAAGAGCGGGTCAAATACGTCATCGGCTACGCGCCGGGCACCGACCTGGCCCGGGTCATGCCCTTTTTCGCGTCCAGTGTCCGGCAGGCCGCGAGGCTGACCTGGAACCCGTTTTGCGTGCCGAGCCTGGTAAAATACCTGTTGGACCACCGTTACGCCGACACCCGCCTGGCCGTGTTTATCAAGGGGTGCGACAGCCGGGGCTTGAACCGGATTCTTTCAGACCGCCAGTTTCCCCGGGAGCGGTTGGTAGCGCTGGGGCTGCCGTGCGGCGGCATGCTGGACCGGGCCAAGGTGCTGGCGGTGGTGGCCCCGGATACCGAACTGGTGGCGGTGGAGGACTGGGGCGACGGGTACGTTTTAACCACCGGCCGGGGCGCCTTCGAGTTCCCCAAGCGGGATTACCTGCTGGCCAAGTGCCTGGAGTGCGAGCACAACGTGCCGCTGACGGCCGACAGATTGATCGGACCGGTAGTACCCTCGCCGGCGGTGCCCGGCGGCGACCGCTTCGCGGCGGTGAAGCGGCTGGAGTCTCTGGAGCCGGCAGCCAGGAGCGCGTTCTGGGAGCGCCGGTTCGCCCGGTGCCTGCGCTGCTACGCCTGCCGCAACGCCTGCCCGGCCTGCAACTGCAAGGAGTGTTCCTTTGAACAGGCCGTGCCGGGGTGGCAGCAGGGGGCGTGTTGGATCAGCAAGCGGACCAATCCCGGTCAAAACGGCTTTTTTCACCTGATGCGGATGATGCACGTCGCCGGCCGGTGCGTCGACTGCGGCGAATGCGGCCGGGTCTGCCCGGTGAGCATCCCCCTGCGCGAATTATACCGCAAGGTGCAAAAGGACGCGCAGGAGTTGTTCGGATGGGCGGCCGCCGGGGTGAGCCCGGAAGAAACGCCGCTTTTGAGCAGGTATGAAGAGGCCGACCCCGACGAGTTCAAATAG
- a CDS encoding 4Fe-4S dicluster domain-containing protein — MTAARVLAGGRMVPLLDRIAQKYRLMAPVREDGVLLYRRVDGGGEVCLDFGLPLVPPKTHFFPQTELLFSYAAADGLELKEPSGIPASVLFGVRPCDLRGFTTLDPVFNGRFRDAYYLDKRENTTVVGLSCTEVRPECFCGAYGGSPVDGQGADLMLTRVGESYLAEILTPKGEQLVRRCGEFFLPEGAEEFVRAKAALGRELEARFSRRVDLEGVKDKAAALFESSYWRKLAYRCLGCGICTYLCPTCHCFDIVDEDRGDQTGTRWRCWDSCMFRDFTLHTSGHNPRGSKMERVRNRFLHKLSYHLDRHGLPGCVGCGRCIAACPVNIDITRVIAEIKEVE, encoded by the coding sequence GTGACTGCAGCCAGGGTCTTAGCTGGCGGGCGGATGGTACCGCTCCTGGACCGGATCGCGCAGAAATACCGCTTGATGGCCCCCGTGAGGGAGGACGGCGTACTCCTTTACCGTCGGGTGGATGGAGGCGGGGAGGTATGTCTGGATTTCGGCCTGCCGCTGGTACCGCCGAAGACGCACTTTTTCCCCCAGACCGAACTGCTTTTCAGCTATGCCGCGGCCGACGGCCTGGAACTCAAGGAGCCGTCCGGGATACCGGCAAGCGTTCTATTCGGGGTCCGGCCCTGCGACCTGCGGGGATTCACAACTCTGGACCCGGTTTTCAACGGCCGGTTCCGGGACGCCTACTACCTGGATAAACGCGAGAACACGACCGTTGTGGGCCTGAGCTGCACCGAGGTGCGGCCGGAGTGTTTTTGCGGGGCGTACGGCGGTTCTCCGGTGGACGGGCAGGGAGCAGACCTCATGCTCACCCGGGTTGGTGAGTCCTACCTGGCCGAAATCCTAACCCCGAAGGGTGAGCAGTTGGTCCGCCGTTGCGGCGAGTTCTTCCTACCGGAAGGCGCCGAGGAGTTTGTCCGGGCGAAGGCCGCCCTGGGCCGCGAACTGGAGGCCCGGTTCAGCCGCCGGGTGGACCTGGAGGGCGTGAAGGACAAGGCGGCTGCGCTGTTCGAGAGTTCCTACTGGAGAAAACTGGCCTACCGCTGCCTGGGCTGCGGGATCTGCACCTACCTTTGCCCGACCTGCCACTGCTTCGACATCGTCGACGAGGACCGCGGTGACCAAACCGGTACCCGTTGGCGCTGCTGGGATTCCTGCATGTTTCGAGACTTCACGCTGCACACCAGCGGTCACAACCCGCGGGGTTCGAAAATGGAGCGGGTGCGTAACCGTTTCCTGCACAAGCTCTCCTACCACCTGGACCGTCACGGCCTGCCCGGGTGCGTCGGCTGCGGGCGCTGCATCGCCGCCTGCCCGGTGAACATCGACATCACCAGGGTGATTGCCGAGATCAAGGAGGTGGAATAG
- a CDS encoding FAD/NAD(P)-binding protein, giving the protein MSGERNPLLPYRATIQDIIPETSDVKTFRITLDNPRAAAGWRHEPGQLAMLSVFGVGEAMFSISSTPTRRDFLEFSIKRMGRLTRALHEMEAGGRIGVRGPYGNHFPYEKFQGKDLLFVGGGIGMAPLRSLIDFVLEAENRHRYGRVEILYGARSYDDLCFKSRLLDGWHKEPNTVVYSTIDRAEARWTGHVGFVPAYLEKVAPSPENKCAVLCGPPVMIRFVLEVLKKLGFADDQIYSTLELRMKCGVGKCGRCNIGAKLVCLDGPVFSMAEIGKLPPEF; this is encoded by the coding sequence GTGAGCGGCGAGCGCAATCCACTGCTGCCCTACCGGGCCACTATCCAGGATATCATCCCGGAAACGAGCGACGTAAAGACTTTCCGGATCACCCTGGACAACCCGCGGGCGGCGGCAGGTTGGCGCCACGAGCCCGGACAGTTGGCTATGCTCTCGGTGTTCGGCGTGGGGGAGGCCATGTTCTCGATCAGCTCGACGCCCACCCGGCGCGATTTCCTGGAGTTCAGCATCAAGCGGATGGGCAGGCTCACCCGGGCGCTGCACGAAATGGAGGCCGGGGGGCGGATTGGGGTGCGCGGGCCTTACGGGAACCACTTCCCGTATGAGAAGTTCCAGGGCAAGGACCTGTTGTTTGTGGGCGGCGGGATCGGAATGGCGCCCCTGCGTTCGCTGATCGACTTCGTCCTGGAGGCGGAAAACCGCCACAGGTACGGCCGCGTGGAAATCCTCTACGGGGCGCGTTCGTACGACGACCTCTGCTTTAAAAGCCGGCTGCTGGACGGCTGGCACAAGGAACCCAACACAGTGGTGTACAGCACCATCGACCGGGCGGAGGCGAGATGGACCGGCCACGTCGGCTTCGTGCCGGCCTACCTGGAGAAAGTCGCCCCGAGCCCGGAAAACAAGTGCGCCGTTTTGTGCGGCCCGCCGGTGATGATCAGATTCGTGTTGGAGGTCCTGAAAAAGCTGGGGTTTGCGGATGATCAGATTTACTCGACGCTGGAGCTGCGGATGAAGTGCGGCGTGGGCAAGTGCGGCCGCTGCAACATCGGCGCAAAGCTCGTGTGCCTGGACGGGCCGGTGTTCAGCATGGCCGAGATCGGCAAACTACCACCCGAGTTCTAA
- a CDS encoding type II toxin-antitoxin system PemK/MazF family toxin has protein sequence MRSRRNWRSGSGKAILRWPSFTKRTLSFSFRCKRRCFAAEIKRGGVFLTDFNPARGSEQAGCRPAVVVQNDVGNKYSPTTIVIVVTTTHKDYPFMVKLSAGEGGLERDSEPADQTVLGSVRP, from the coding sequence GTGCGGAGCAGGAGGAACTGGAGGTCAGGCTCAGGCAAGGCTATCTTGAGATGGCCGAGCTTCACAAAGCGGACGCTGAGCTTTTCCTTCCGCTGCAAGCGGAGGTGTTTCGCGGCAGAGATTAAGCGTGGCGGTGTCTTCCTGACGGACTTTAACCCGGCGCGGGGAAGTGAGCAGGCGGGCTGTCGGCCCGCCGTCGTCGTTCAAAACGATGTGGGCAACAAGTATAGCCCAACCACAATTGTGATCGTGGTGACCACTACTCATAAGGATTACCCTTTCATGGTGAAGTTGAGCGCCGGAGAAGGAGGATTGGAGAGAGACAGCGAACCGGCTGATCAAACCGTTTTGGGGAGCGTCCGTCCGTGA
- a CDS encoding 4-alpha-glucanotransferase, which yields MDYRRGMAVRRAGSSNSWPRCCFSGWSGRREALWRWVKAHPAVRDYARFRAVAERQRAGWPAWPERMRDGALREGDYDPEAERYHLYVQWPAHEQFEALSARTRKPGFGLYLDLPLGVHGGGYDTWRERDASASSGSAWFSGILRPLVIGHAGSTRAAVRQGAR from the coding sequence GTGGACTACCGCCGCGGAATGGCGGTGAGGCGCGCCGGGTCTTCGAACTCCTGGCCCCGCTGCTGCTTCAGCGGATGGTCTGGCCGCCGGGAGGCCTTGTGGCGCTGGGTCAAGGCGCACCCCGCAGTAAGGGATTACGCCCGGTTCCGGGCCGTGGCGGAGCGGCAGCGTGCCGGCTGGCCGGCGTGGCCCGAACGGATGCGGGACGGCGCTCTTCGGGAGGGGGACTACGACCCGGAGGCGGAGCGCTACCACCTGTACGTGCAGTGGCCGGCGCACGAGCAGTTCGAGGCCCTTTCGGCTCGAACCCGAAAGCCGGGGTTCGGGCTATACCTGGATTTGCCGCTGGGGGTGCATGGCGGCGGGTATGACACCTGGCGGGAGCGGGACGCCTCGGCTTCGTCTGGGTCCGCCTGGTTTTCTGGAATACTTCGTCCGCTTGTTATTGGCCATGCCGGATCGACACGAGCTGCGGTGAGGCAAGGCGCGAGATAA
- a CDS encoding tetratricopeptide repeat protein codes for MPRNLFLLDQIPDQTIRELLEQAVWAPSDMNRQPWILLQHLLRRPRPHFDIQRHQGPDFQVGLQYSRLEPNSDGLGPGPQQLLDHWAESFPFRFERAMERALDFDPDCVMALSYYGIFLFDDLKEPARAEPLLRRAVEVGRCELVWDGESHPHHLLENRPYLRALLHLADLLVQQGRAAEAQPYIAELRRLDPVGAYEWSALERRLTNPKSFN; via the coding sequence TTGCCACGTAATCTTTTTCTGCTCGATCAAATCCCGGATCAAACCATCCGGGAACTGCTGGAACAGGCCGTCTGGGCACCCAGCGACATGAACCGCCAACCGTGGATTTTGCTTCAACATCTTCTACGACGCCCCCGCCCTCATTTTGATATACAACGACACCAAGGCCCTGACTTTCAGGTAGGACTGCAGTATAGCCGCCTTGAACCTAATAGTGACGGCCTGGGACCGGGGCCTCAGCAGTTGCTGGATCACTGGGCCGAGAGCTTCCCTTTTCGGTTTGAGCGGGCCATGGAACGGGCGTTGGACTTCGACCCCGACTGCGTTATGGCCCTGTCCTACTACGGGATCTTTCTGTTTGACGACCTAAAGGAGCCGGCCCGGGCCGAGCCCCTGCTGCGGCGCGCGGTGGAAGTGGGCCGCTGCGAACTTGTGTGGGATGGGGAGAGCCACCCGCACCACCTCCTGGAAAACCGCCCGTACCTGCGGGCGCTGCTGCACCTGGCCGACCTCCTGGTACAGCAGGGCCGTGCCGCGGAAGCACAGCCGTACATCGCCGAACTCCGGCGCCTGGACCCCGTAGGTGCTTACGAGTGGAGCGCCCTGGAGCGCCGGCTGACAAACCCCAAGTCCTTTAACTAG
- a CDS encoding serine hydrolase, with protein MLKQNPRLAVHVAGCPDGLFQQFPDGLIRDLIEQKKITWQTKFFEVFPELKDAANGAYRDITLEDLFLGKAGIKSYTDMDTEPFPEYGPSIGDKRLEFIKHLIAQPPSSKKKDGRFQHFYSNAGYTMASAMLERVSGDTYEKLVKKTLTDGLGMSVHIGWPNSIGPDQPWGHLVTKKIRIN; from the coding sequence ATGTTGAAGCAAAATCCACGGTTGGCGGTTCATGTCGCTGGGTGCCCAGACGGCCTGTTCCAGCAGTTCCCGGATGGTTTGATCCGGGATTTGATCGAGCAGAAAAAGATTACGTGGCAAACAAAGTTCTTCGAAGTTTTCCCGGAACTCAAGGACGCAGCCAACGGCGCCTATCGCGATATTACGTTGGAAGATCTGTTTCTTGGTAAGGCAGGAATCAAGTCGTATACAGACATGGACACAGAACCGTTTCCCGAGTACGGCCCATCAATCGGCGACAAGAGACTGGAATTCATTAAGCACCTGATTGCGCAGCCCCCGTCATCGAAAAAGAAGGATGGGAGATTTCAACACTTCTACTCAAATGCAGGCTATACGATGGCTTCCGCCATGCTTGAAAGGGTTTCTGGCGATACGTATGAGAAGCTTGTAAAGAAGACACTAACTGACGGCCTAGGTATGTCAGTACATATCGGTTGGCCGAATAGCATTGGCCCGGATCAGCCATGGGGTCATCTTGTTACTAAGAAAATAAGAATAAACTAA
- a CDS encoding HD-GYP domain-containing protein: MDMEVEEGLTPGFNLGNLLAALSTALDFTYHGLAGHHRRVAHVALEIGRGLGLAATDLRQLYCAALLHDIGAITLREKADLAAFEVENAFEHCIRGRDFVSDSAVFAVLGDVIATHHDRWSGTNPSGLAREAIPLAGRILHLADRVDVGLEGRAGDILSRREPLLGRLRELAGRIFDPELVAVLEDVSVRESFWFDLDADFLPELLETRAGDLLNVTIGPEELLGIARMFSRVIDSRSTFTYRHSALVARTAVQLASRLGFSEAEKRRMRVAALLHDLGKLSVPEEILEKPGKLDSAEYNVVKRHTYYTYHILRPIEGFETIREWAAYHHERLDGRGYPFGIAASGLSPGARVMAAADIFAALIEDRPYRAGMQREQVTGIIQQQVRAGALDGDVAGLLLRDYADFAALKDAAPEFSTRK; this comes from the coding sequence ATGGACATGGAAGTGGAAGAGGGGTTGACGCCGGGTTTCAATCTGGGTAATCTGCTTGCCGCCCTCTCGACGGCCCTGGATTTCACCTATCACGGTCTGGCCGGGCATCACCGGCGGGTCGCCCACGTCGCGCTGGAAATCGGGCGCGGTCTGGGGCTGGCGGCCACAGATCTCCGCCAACTGTACTGCGCGGCGTTACTGCACGACATCGGGGCGATCACTCTCCGGGAAAAAGCCGACCTGGCCGCGTTCGAGGTCGAGAATGCGTTCGAACACTGTATCCGGGGGCGCGACTTCGTGTCCGACAGTGCGGTGTTCGCCGTCCTCGGGGACGTCATCGCCACCCATCACGACCGCTGGTCCGGAACAAATCCAAGCGGGCTGGCACGGGAGGCCATCCCGCTGGCCGGCCGGATTCTGCACCTGGCCGACCGCGTGGACGTTGGTCTCGAAGGACGGGCGGGAGACATCCTAAGCCGGCGCGAGCCTTTGCTGGGGCGGCTCCGTGAACTGGCCGGGCGCATCTTCGACCCGGAACTGGTCGCGGTGCTCGAGGACGTTTCGGTCCGGGAAAGTTTCTGGTTCGATCTGGACGCCGATTTCCTGCCCGAACTGCTGGAAACGCGCGCCGGGGATCTGCTGAACGTGACCATCGGGCCGGAGGAACTACTCGGCATCGCCCGGATGTTCTCCCGGGTGATTGACAGCCGGAGCACTTTCACCTACCGCCATTCCGCGCTGGTCGCCCGGACGGCGGTGCAGTTGGCTTCAAGACTCGGGTTTTCCGAAGCGGAAAAACGGCGGATGAGGGTGGCCGCCCTGCTCCACGATCTGGGCAAGCTGAGTGTTCCCGAGGAGATTCTGGAAAAGCCGGGTAAGCTTGATTCCGCCGAGTATAACGTCGTCAAGAGGCACACCTACTATACTTACCATATCCTGCGTCCCATCGAGGGTTTTGAAACCATCCGGGAGTGGGCCGCCTATCACCACGAGAGACTGGACGGGCGGGGTTACCCTTTCGGCATCGCGGCTTCCGGTCTGTCTCCGGGGGCCAGGGTGATGGCGGCGGCCGATATCTTCGCGGCTCTGATCGAGGACCGGCCTTATCGCGCGGGTATGCAGCGGGAGCAGGTCACCGGCATTATCCAGCAACAGGTGCGCGCCGGGGCCCTCGATGGAGACGTGGCCGGGTTGCTGTTGCGGGATTATGCGGATTTTGCCGCATTGAAAGACGCCGCTCCGGAATTTTCGACCCGGAAATAA